One [Clostridium] saccharolyticum WM1 DNA segment encodes these proteins:
- a CDS encoding NCS2 family permease, whose product METKKSGGFLERLFHLTENHTDARTEIVAGITTFMTMAYILAVNPSILSAAGMDSGAVFTATALASLFATLLMAGLANYPFVLAPGMGLNAYFAYTVVLNMGYTWEMALAAVFMEGIIFIALSLTNVREAIFNAIPVNLKHAVSVGIGLFIAFIGLQNAKIVVDGATLVTMFSFKSSLGDGSFYTVGITVLLAIIGILVTAVLVVKNVKGNILWGIIITWILGMVCQAIGLYRPNPELGMYSVFPNFSAGFGIPDMSPTFLKLDFSRVISLDFLVVMFAFLFVDMFDTLGTLIGVASKADMLDKDGKLPQIKGALMADAVGTTAGALFGTSTTTTFVESAAGVAEGGRTGLTAVVAAILFGLSLFLSPIFLAIPSFATAPALVVVGFLMLTSVTKIDFADFTEAIPSYIAIIAMPFMYSISEGISLGIISYVVINLVTGRAKEKKISALMYVLAILFVLKYILI is encoded by the coding sequence ATGGAAACAAAAAAAAGCGGAGGATTCTTAGAAAGATTATTTCACTTAACTGAGAATCACACGGATGCAAGGACAGAGATCGTGGCCGGCATTACCACATTCATGACCATGGCTTATATCCTGGCAGTCAACCCAAGCATTTTAAGTGCAGCGGGAATGGACAGCGGAGCCGTATTTACGGCCACGGCACTTGCATCACTGTTTGCCACCCTTTTAATGGCAGGACTTGCCAACTATCCCTTCGTACTGGCGCCTGGAATGGGACTTAATGCGTATTTTGCATATACCGTAGTCCTTAACATGGGCTATACCTGGGAGATGGCTCTGGCCGCCGTGTTCATGGAAGGTATTATTTTCATCGCCCTTTCCCTGACAAACGTACGTGAAGCGATCTTCAATGCGATCCCTGTAAATTTAAAGCATGCCGTATCCGTAGGTATTGGCTTGTTTATCGCATTCATCGGACTTCAGAATGCAAAAATCGTCGTAGATGGGGCAACTCTCGTAACAATGTTTTCCTTTAAAAGCTCTTTGGGGGATGGTTCCTTTTATACCGTCGGCATTACCGTTTTGTTAGCGATTATCGGTATTCTGGTAACTGCTGTGCTGGTAGTAAAAAATGTAAAAGGCAACATTTTGTGGGGAATCATCATTACCTGGATTTTAGGTATGGTCTGTCAGGCCATCGGCTTATACCGGCCAAATCCGGAGCTGGGAATGTACAGCGTATTCCCGAATTTCTCAGCAGGATTTGGAATTCCTGATATGAGTCCTACCTTCTTGAAGCTGGATTTTTCCAGAGTAATTTCCCTGGATTTCCTTGTAGTAATGTTTGCATTCCTGTTCGTTGACATGTTCGATACCCTGGGAACCTTAATCGGAGTGGCCTCCAAGGCTGATATGCTGGATAAAGACGGAAAGCTGCCTCAGATCAAGGGTGCATTAATGGCTGATGCCGTTGGTACGACAGCAGGAGCATTATTCGGTACCTCCACCACAACTACCTTCGTAGAAAGCGCCGCAGGTGTTGCAGAAGGCGGAAGAACCGGATTAACAGCAGTGGTTGCAGCCATTCTCTTTGGCTTATCCCTGTTCTTGTCCCCGATTTTCTTAGCCATTCCGTCCTTTGCGACGGCACCGGCTCTGGTAGTGGTAGGCTTTTTAATGCTGACCTCTGTCACCAAAATAGATTTTGCAGATTTCACAGAAGCGATTCCAAGCTATATCGCCATCATTGCGATGCCGTTTATGTACAGCATTTCTGAAGGAATCTCCTTAGGAATTATCTCTTACGTAGTTATTAATTTAGTAACCGGAAGAGCAAAAGAAAAGAAAATCAGTGCCCTTATGTATGTTTTGGCGATATTATTTGTGCTGAAATATATATTAATATAG
- the xdhA gene encoding xanthine dehydrogenase subunit XdhA — protein MIIGKSVARVDAFDKVTGRSKYTDDLCEKNALVAKIYHSAIANGKVTSIDTSEAEKIPGVVKVVTCFDVPKIYFPTAGHPWSTDTSHQDVADRLLLTDRVRFCGDDVAAVIAESEIAAKQAIKALKVEYEEYPFVLDVQEAMEEGAPQLHEKYSNNILGHSSIRKGNIEEAIKEPGLIKIDQWYDTPIVQHCHIENHICFASMENGKITVVSSTQIPHIVRRVVGQALGIPWGSVRIVKPYIGGGFGNKQDALYEPLCAYLSKVVGGRLVKLDVTREETFVSNRTRHAIRSHIISWVRPDGTFAARKLECFSNQGAYASHGHGIAAKGMNAFPQLYPCENIECDSYTVFTNLPVAGAMRGYGIPQAMFPVESQSDDIAQAIGMDPVEFRRKNLMPVGYVDGFSKNENYFDTFNQCLEKGKAYIDFDRKRKEYANQTGPVRKGIGCAVFWYNTAVWPISLESSSCRMVLNQDGSVQVQLAETEIGQGADTAFAQMTADTLGIPFEMVHVISSQDTDVTPFGTGAYASRQTYVAGFSIKQTALLLKERILNYAHELTRMPVFNLDIRDGRIVRTTDGRELLTLEELSTEAIYSLSHSQHLTSESTYQIKSNAYSFGCCFAEVEVDIPMCKVKLVDIINVHDCGQLINPALAQAQVHGGMSMGIGYALSEQLLIDEKTGRTLNDNLLDYKLSTTMDHPHLEAQFVENYEPTSAFGTKSLGEPPACPVAPAIRNAILNATGVSMYQIPMTSQAVFKRFKEEGLI, from the coding sequence ATGATAATCGGAAAAAGTGTTGCCCGTGTTGATGCATTTGACAAAGTCACGGGAAGATCCAAATACACCGATGATCTTTGTGAGAAAAATGCTCTGGTAGCGAAAATTTACCATTCTGCCATAGCCAATGGAAAGGTTACATCCATTGATACTTCAGAGGCAGAAAAAATACCGGGAGTGGTTAAGGTAGTGACCTGTTTTGACGTACCAAAGATCTATTTCCCGACAGCCGGTCATCCATGGTCTACGGATACAAGCCATCAGGATGTAGCAGACCGTCTGCTCTTAACAGACCGGGTGCGTTTCTGCGGCGATGATGTGGCAGCAGTAATTGCGGAAAGTGAAATAGCTGCTAAACAGGCGATCAAGGCGTTAAAGGTGGAATATGAGGAGTATCCCTTTGTTCTTGACGTCCAGGAGGCTATGGAAGAGGGGGCACCTCAGCTTCACGAAAAATATAGCAATAACATTCTGGGTCATTCCAGCATAAGAAAAGGGAATATAGAAGAGGCTATTAAGGAGCCGGGCTTAATTAAGATCGACCAGTGGTATGATACTCCCATTGTTCAGCACTGCCATATTGAAAACCATATTTGTTTTGCCAGTATGGAAAACGGAAAAATAACCGTGGTATCTTCCACCCAGATTCCTCATATCGTCAGAAGAGTGGTGGGGCAGGCTCTTGGAATTCCATGGGGAAGCGTCCGCATCGTCAAACCGTATATCGGAGGCGGTTTTGGTAACAAGCAGGATGCGTTATATGAGCCTCTTTGTGCCTATCTTTCAAAGGTCGTTGGAGGACGTCTGGTAAAACTTGATGTGACCAGGGAGGAAACCTTTGTAAGCAACCGTACAAGACACGCCATCCGCAGTCATATCATCAGCTGGGTTCGTCCTGACGGTACCTTTGCGGCCCGCAAGCTGGAGTGCTTTTCCAACCAGGGAGCCTATGCTTCTCACGGACATGGAATCGCAGCAAAGGGAATGAACGCGTTTCCCCAGTTGTATCCATGTGAAAATATAGAATGCGATTCCTATACGGTATTCACCAATTTGCCTGTGGCAGGAGCCATGCGAGGCTACGGGATCCCTCAGGCCATGTTCCCAGTGGAAAGCCAGTCCGATGACATTGCTCAGGCAATTGGCATGGACCCGGTGGAATTCCGCCGTAAAAACCTTATGCCCGTTGGTTATGTTGATGGTTTTTCTAAAAATGAAAATTACTTTGATACCTTTAACCAGTGCCTGGAAAAGGGAAAAGCATATATAGACTTTGACCGGAAAAGAAAGGAATACGCAAACCAGACCGGACCTGTCCGTAAAGGCATTGGCTGTGCGGTTTTCTGGTATAATACTGCAGTATGGCCTATCAGCTTAGAGTCCTCTTCCTGCCGGATGGTGCTGAACCAGGACGGTTCCGTACAGGTGCAGCTGGCAGAGACAGAGATCGGCCAGGGAGCTGATACGGCTTTTGCCCAAATGACGGCAGATACCCTGGGAATTCCTTTTGAAATGGTTCATGTGATTTCCAGCCAGGATACGGATGTTACTCCCTTTGGTACTGGAGCCTATGCGTCAAGGCAGACCTATGTAGCAGGCTTTTCCATTAAGCAGACGGCGCTTTTATTAAAAGAGAGAATCTTAAATTATGCTCATGAGCTGACCAGAATGCCGGTCTTTAACCTGGATATCAGAGATGGAAGAATCGTGCGGACCACGGATGGAAGGGAGCTTCTGACCCTGGAAGAATTATCGACTGAGGCCATTTACAGTCTTTCCCACAGCCAGCATCTGACCTCAGAAAGCACTTACCAGATTAAGTCCAACGCATATTCCTTTGGCTGCTGCTTTGCCGAGGTAGAAGTGGATATTCCCATGTGCAAGGTAAAGCTGGTTGACATTATCAATGTCCATGACTGCGGACAGCTGATCAATCCGGCTCTGGCCCAGGCCCAGGTCCATGGAGGCATGAGCATGGGAATCGGCTATGCCCTTTCTGAGCAGCTTCTCATTGATGAAAAGACAGGCAGAACATTAAATGATAATCTGTTGGATTATAAATTATCCACTACTATGGATCATCCTCATCTGGAGGCACAGTTTGTGGAGAATTACGAACCTACCAGCGCATTTGGAACAAAGTCCCTGGGGGAACCCCCGGCCTGTCCGGTGGCACCGGCCATCCGCAATGCCATATTAAATGCAACAGGTGTTTCCATGTACCAGATACCCATGACATCTCAGGCGGTATTTAAACGGTTTAAGGAAGAGGGACTAATCTGA
- the xdhB gene encoding xanthine dehydrogenase subunit XdhB, whose amino-acid sequence MYDMKALYEADTVENAVKLRLEHPEAQIIAGGSDVLIQMREGKRAGKELISIYMINEMRGVSLDEEEAIRIGSLTSFSHITKDPIIQKYINVLGEAVDMVGGPQIRNIATIGGNTCNGVTSADSASTLFAWDAIIELTGPEGIRRIPISDFYIKAGTVDIREGELQTAVIIPKKSYEGYKGHYIKYANRNAMDIATTGCSVNVKLSEDKKTVEDIRIAYGVAGPIPMRTKSAENLAKGQQVSKELAEAFGKEVLSDINPRDSWRASKDFRKHVAVEMATRCFIESVKLSGGEI is encoded by the coding sequence ATGTATGATATGAAAGCGTTATATGAAGCAGATACCGTAGAAAATGCGGTAAAGCTGCGTTTGGAACATCCGGAGGCCCAGATCATAGCCGGCGGAAGTGATGTTTTGATTCAGATGAGAGAGGGAAAACGTGCCGGAAAGGAATTGATCAGCATTTATATGATCAATGAAATGAGAGGCGTGAGTCTGGATGAGGAAGAGGCCATCCGCATAGGTTCTCTCACCAGTTTTTCCCATATTACCAAGGACCCCATCATTCAGAAATATATTAATGTACTTGGAGAAGCAGTAGATATGGTGGGCGGGCCCCAGATAAGAAACATTGCCACCATCGGAGGGAATACCTGCAACGGCGTTACCTCTGCGGATTCAGCCTCCACGCTTTTTGCATGGGATGCCATCATTGAACTGACTGGCCCTGAAGGCATCCGCCGGATTCCAATCAGTGATTTCTATATTAAGGCGGGTACTGTGGATATCAGAGAGGGAGAGCTTCAGACGGCTGTGATCATTCCAAAGAAAAGCTATGAAGGCTATAAGGGCCATTATATTAAATATGCAAACAGAAACGCCATGGATATCGCTACCACTGGCTGCTCCGTCAATGTGAAGCTGTCTGAGGATAAAAAGACCGTGGAAGACATAAGGATTGCTTACGGAGTGGCAGGCCCTATTCCAATGCGTACAAAAAGTGCAGAAAATCTGGCAAAGGGACAGCAGGTATCAAAGGAGCTGGCGGAGGCTTTTGGAAAAGAGGTTCTTTCGGACATCAACCCAAGAGACAGTTGGCGGGCTTCAAAGGATTTCCGTAAGCACGTTGCTGTGGAAATGGCAACCCGCTGCTTCATTGAGTCAGTGAAACTTTCAGGAGGTGAGATCTAA
- a CDS encoding glycogen/starch/alpha-glucan phosphorylase — protein sequence MNLEQRIYDIYEKSVDQCSDRELYLALLKIVQEEGEKRQWEEGKKKIYYLSAEFLMGKLLSNNLINLGLYEEVCRVLSKYGKDICEIEELEPEPSLGNGGLGRLAACFLDSMATLGINGDGIGLNYHFGLFKQSFKDHLQSEAPNPWIEPDTWLTKTEVTYPVAFGRLTVYSRMYDIRVTGYQGRTNRLHLFDLETVDEGLVEDGIAFDKEDIKKNLTLFLYPDDSDEEGRRLRIYQQYFMVSSAAQYILDECIRKGSKLYDLPEYAVIQINDTHPSMVIPELVRLLTLRGISFEKAADIVSRTCAYTNHTILAEALEKWPMEYLEEAVPQLVPVIKKLDEQARKAHKDPSVRIIDENGLVHMAHMDIHYGFSVNGVAYLHTEILKKSELKNFYDIYPEKFSNKTNGITFRRWLLHCNPLLTELITSRIGEGYKRDAMELEKLEAYHDKETLRAILDMKKQNKTALKEYLMSTQGTAIDENSIYDIQVKRLHEYKRQQLNALSVIHKYLEIKKGNLPSTPVTVIFGAKAAPAYVIAKDIIHLILCLQELVNNDPQVSPYLKVVMVENYNVTKAEKLIPACDISQQISLASKEASGTGNMKFMLNGAVTLGTMDGANVEIAKLVGRDNIYIFGESSEKVIEHYAKADYVAKEFYKKDEEIREALDFMVGEEMTAIGHKESLKRLYDEILKKDWFMTLLDYRSYEAARERIYRDYEDSYAWAGKMLTNISKAGYFSSDRTISEYNRDIWKV from the coding sequence ATGAATCTTGAACAACGGATTTATGACATATACGAAAAATCGGTGGATCAGTGTTCTGACCGGGAGCTTTATTTGGCACTGTTAAAAATTGTACAGGAGGAAGGGGAAAAAAGGCAGTGGGAGGAAGGAAAGAAAAAAATCTATTATTTATCTGCGGAATTTCTGATGGGAAAGCTGCTTTCCAATAATCTCATCAACCTTGGCCTTTATGAAGAGGTCTGTCGGGTCCTTAGTAAATACGGCAAGGATATTTGTGAGATCGAAGAGCTGGAACCGGAGCCTTCTCTTGGAAACGGGGGACTGGGACGTCTTGCTGCCTGTTTTCTTGATTCCATGGCAACCCTTGGGATAAACGGGGATGGCATTGGCTTAAATTATCATTTTGGTTTGTTTAAGCAGTCCTTTAAGGACCATCTTCAGTCGGAAGCACCAAATCCCTGGATCGAACCGGATACATGGCTTACTAAGACAGAAGTTACCTATCCGGTGGCTTTTGGCAGGCTTACCGTTTATTCCAGAATGTATGACATAAGGGTGACCGGTTATCAGGGACGGACCAATCGTCTCCATTTGTTTGATTTAGAGACCGTTGACGAGGGGCTTGTGGAAGATGGGATCGCCTTTGATAAGGAAGACATTAAAAAGAACCTGACCCTGTTCCTTTATCCCGATGACAGCGATGAGGAAGGCAGGAGGCTGCGTATATACCAGCAGTATTTCATGGTCAGCAGCGCCGCTCAGTATATTTTGGATGAGTGTATCAGAAAGGGCAGCAAGCTTTATGATCTGCCGGAATATGCGGTCATCCAGATCAATGATACCCATCCATCCATGGTGATCCCGGAGCTGGTCCGTCTTTTGACTCTGCGGGGGATCTCCTTTGAAAAGGCAGCAGACATTGTCAGCAGGACCTGTGCCTATACCAATCACACCATCCTGGCGGAAGCCCTTGAAAAGTGGCCCATGGAATATTTAGAGGAAGCCGTTCCTCAGCTGGTGCCTGTGATAAAGAAGCTGGATGAACAGGCGCGGAAGGCCCATAAGGACCCCTCCGTAAGGATTATTGATGAAAATGGTCTGGTGCACATGGCTCATATGGATATCCATTACGGATTCAGTGTCAATGGTGTGGCATACCTTCATACGGAAATACTGAAAAAAAGTGAATTAAAGAATTTTTATGATATTTACCCTGAGAAGTTTTCCAATAAAACCAACGGAATCACCTTCCGGCGGTGGCTCCTTCACTGCAATCCCCTGCTTACGGAACTTATTACTTCCAGGATCGGAGAGGGCTATAAGAGGGATGCAATGGAACTGGAAAAGCTGGAAGCCTATCATGACAAGGAGACCTTAAGAGCAATTCTGGATATGAAAAAACAGAACAAGACCGCTTTAAAGGAATATCTTATGTCAACACAGGGGACGGCCATTGATGAGAATTCCATTTATGATATTCAAGTCAAACGTCTTCATGAGTATAAAAGGCAGCAGCTGAATGCCCTTTCTGTAATACACAAGTATCTGGAAATCAAAAAGGGAAATCTGCCCTCTACGCCGGTCACTGTGATCTTTGGTGCAAAGGCAGCACCCGCCTATGTGATTGCAAAGGACATCATTCATCTGATCTTATGTCTTCAGGAACTGGTGAACAATGATCCCCAGGTCAGCCCCTATCTTAAGGTAGTAATGGTGGAAAATTACAACGTAACCAAGGCGGAAAAGCTGATTCCTGCCTGCGATATTTCTCAGCAGATATCCTTAGCCTCCAAAGAGGCCAGCGGGACGGGCAATATGAAATTCATGTTAAACGGAGCGGTGACCCTTGGAACCATGGATGGAGCCAATGTGGAGATTGCCAAATTGGTTGGAAGGGACAATATTTATATTTTCGGAGAGTCCAGTGAAAAAGTGATAGAGCATTATGCAAAGGCGGATTATGTGGCTAAGGAGTTTTATAAAAAGGATGAAGAAATCCGGGAAGCTTTGGATTTCATGGTAGGAGAGGAGATGACAGCGATCGGCCATAAGGAAAGCTTAAAGCGTCTTTATGATGAAATCCTGAAAAAAGACTGGTTTATGACCCTTCTGGATTACAGGTCGTATGAAGCTGCCAGGGAAAGGATATACAGGGACTATGAGGATTCTTATGCATGGGCAGGAAAGATGCTGACCAATATCAGCAAAGCAGGATACTTCTCCTCGGACCGCACCATATCAGAGTATAACCGGGACATCTGGAAGGTTTAA
- a CDS encoding AraC family transcriptional regulator, with the protein MNIIQYENYQERREQDSSGFPYLTYPCTIPLDFNKVPLHWHDEMEFIYIKKGTGLVSVDFVPYQVHGGDIVVVCPGKLHTIEKWKQESMEYENIIFNLNLLGSRQPDICWDTYLSPISSGRKNLPVLITESLPCYQEIASCLDQIDQIRETFPQGYELLIKGKLFQLFFLFWSHESGTFAPPSRPPKELERTRQILKYVEQHYSDPLSIQEISGACGMSQSHFMKFFKKTMEMPFTAYLNDYRLTMASRLLLSSEDSVLTIAAETGFNNLSYFNRIFKEKFGMTPREFRRHMDIPPIV; encoded by the coding sequence ATGAATATTATACAATACGAAAACTATCAGGAAAGACGGGAGCAGGACTCTTCCGGTTTTCCTTATCTGACTTATCCCTGCACCATACCCCTGGATTTTAACAAGGTTCCTCTTCACTGGCACGATGAGATGGAGTTCATTTACATTAAAAAAGGAACCGGTCTGGTATCGGTAGATTTTGTTCCTTACCAGGTCCATGGGGGTGACATTGTAGTTGTCTGTCCCGGTAAGCTGCACACCATTGAAAAGTGGAAGCAGGAATCCATGGAGTATGAAAACATTATTTTCAACTTAAACTTATTAGGCTCCAGGCAGCCGGATATCTGCTGGGATACCTATCTCTCACCCATCAGCAGCGGCCGGAAAAATCTGCCGGTGCTGATTACTGAGAGCCTGCCCTGCTACCAAGAGATCGCCTCCTGCCTGGACCAGATCGACCAGATACGGGAAACATTTCCCCAGGGCTACGAGCTGTTGATCAAGGGAAAATTGTTCCAATTATTCTTTCTTTTCTGGAGCCATGAGTCAGGCACCTTTGCTCCTCCCTCCCGCCCTCCAAAGGAACTGGAGCGGACCAGACAGATCCTGAAATACGTGGAACAGCATTACAGCGATCCTCTTTCCATACAAGAAATATCCGGAGCCTGCGGCATGAGCCAGTCTCATTTTATGAAATTTTTCAAAAAAACCATGGAGATGCCCTTTACCGCTTATTTAAATGATTACCGTCTGACCATGGCCTCCAGACTGCTTCTCTCCTCCGAGGATTCCGTTCTTACCATTGCAGCGGAAACCGGATTTAATAATTTATCCTACTTTAACCGGATCTTTAAGGAAAAATTTGGAATGACCCCCAGGGAATTCAGAAGGCACATGGATATTCCCCCTATCGTCTGA
- a CDS encoding TspO/MBR family protein, producing the protein MDRNRKILSAYIAFPLGVGALAGFMIRNNWSIYKNLNLPAVSPPGWLFPIIWTVLYILMGIGSYLAASSPSHRKNESLKLYGIQLLLNVLWSLVFFNLKNYLLAFLLLLLLWYFIMKMIKAFWSANPDAAVLQVPYLLWVTFAAYLNLGIVFLN; encoded by the coding sequence ATGGATAGAAACAGGAAAATTCTTTCTGCTTATATCGCTTTTCCCCTTGGAGTCGGGGCTTTGGCAGGATTTATGATCAGAAACAACTGGTCCATATATAAAAACCTGAATCTTCCTGCCGTTTCTCCTCCCGGCTGGCTGTTTCCTATTATTTGGACGGTTCTTTATATCCTTATGGGGATCGGCTCCTATTTAGCCGCCTCCTCCCCCTCCCACCGAAAGAATGAATCCCTTAAATTATATGGGATCCAGTTATTGCTGAACGTTCTCTGGAGCCTGGTGTTTTTTAACTTAAAAAACTATCTGCTGGCATTTTTACTACTCCTTTTGCTTTGGTACTTTATTATGAAAATGATAAAAGCCTTCTGGTCTGCCAATCCCGATGCAGCCGTTTTACAAGTTCCTTACCTGCTTTGGGTCACCTTTGCCGCATACTTGAACCTGGGGATCGTATTTCTTAATTGA
- the xdhC gene encoding xanthine dehydrogenase subunit XdhC, with protein sequence MPVQYKLVKCTINGKYTETMVDVRASLTDMLRDDYRLTSVKKGCEVGECGACNVIIDHECFNSCIYLAIWADGKEITTLESLMGPNGELSDIQQAFIDEAAVQCGFCTPGFIMSAVEILESGKEYTREELRKLMSGHLCRCTGYENILNAVEKTMLRRLGKLPS encoded by the coding sequence ATGCCGGTACAATATAAGTTGGTAAAATGTACCATCAACGGAAAATATACAGAAACAATGGTGGATGTACGGGCTTCCCTGACTGATATGTTAAGGGATGATTACCGGCTGACTTCCGTAAAAAAAGGATGTGAGGTAGGAGAATGCGGAGCCTGTAATGTGATCATAGACCATGAGTGCTTCAATTCCTGCATCTATCTGGCCATCTGGGCTGATGGAAAAGAAATTACGACCCTGGAAAGCCTTATGGGGCCCAATGGAGAGCTTTCCGATATCCAGCAGGCATTTATTGACGAGGCAGCCGTCCAGTGCGGATTCTGTACGCCGGGATTTATTATGTCAGCGGTGGAGATTTTAGAAAGCGGAAAAGAGTATACAAGAGAGGAACTCAGAAAGCTGATGTCCGGCCATCTATGCCGGTGTACAGGCTATGAAAATATTTTAAATGCGGTAGAGAAAACCATGCTCCGCAGATTGGGAAAGCTGCCTTCCTGA
- a CDS encoding amidohydrolase family protein, producing the protein MNGGISFVLKGNIIYSNDDRTLKTVEQGYLVCREGKSAGVFQELPEQFKDYPLEDWGDMLLVPGLVDLHIHAPQFAFRGMGMDLELLDWLNTNTFPEEAKYADLEYAQKAYGIFADSMKKSATTRACIFGTIHRPATELLMDLMEETGLKTMIGKVNMDRNSPDFLKEQSAEASEQETLRWLEETGSRYENVKPILTPRFIPSCTDDLMERLGKLQKEYGLPVQSHLSENQGEVAWVKELCPASRFYGDAYDRFGLFGGNGKTVMAHCVSSSEEEIELIKERGVTIAHCPQSNTNLSSGVAPVRTYLDRGVKVGLGSDVAGGSGESIFRAMADAIQVSKLRWRLKDDRLKPLTVEEAFYLGTLGGGSFFGKVGSFQEGYELDVLILDDGSLPHPQTLTLRERLERFIYLSDDRHIKGKYVGGYRIF; encoded by the coding sequence ATGAATGGTGGTATAAGCTTTGTTTTAAAAGGCAACATTATTTACAGCAATGATGACCGCACCTTAAAGACGGTGGAGCAGGGATACCTGGTTTGCCGGGAAGGGAAGTCAGCAGGAGTCTTTCAGGAGCTTCCTGAGCAGTTTAAAGATTATCCGCTGGAGGATTGGGGAGATATGCTCCTTGTTCCTGGACTGGTGGATCTTCATATCCATGCACCCCAGTTTGCCTTCCGCGGCATGGGAATGGATCTGGAGCTTTTAGACTGGCTGAATACCAATACCTTTCCGGAGGAGGCAAAGTATGCCGATCTGGAATATGCCCAAAAGGCTTACGGAATTTTTGCAGATTCCATGAAAAAAAGCGCTACGACCAGAGCCTGTATATTTGGCACGATCCACAGACCGGCCACAGAGCTTTTAATGGACCTGATGGAGGAAACCGGCTTAAAGACTATGATCGGCAAGGTGAATATGGACCGGAATTCCCCGGACTTTTTGAAGGAACAAAGTGCCGAAGCATCGGAGCAGGAGACCCTCCGCTGGCTGGAGGAAACCGGCTCCAGGTATGAGAATGTGAAACCCATCCTCACGCCCCGGTTCATTCCATCCTGTACGGATGATCTTATGGAGCGGCTGGGAAAGCTGCAGAAGGAGTACGGACTGCCGGTACAGTCCCATTTATCTGAAAATCAAGGGGAGGTGGCCTGGGTCAAAGAGCTTTGCCCTGCTTCCAGATTTTACGGAGATGCTTATGACCGGTTTGGCCTGTTCGGAGGAAACGGAAAGACGGTTATGGCCCATTGTGTTTCTTCGTCAGAAGAAGAGATTGAATTAATAAAAGAGCGGGGGGTTACCATTGCTCACTGCCCTCAGTCAAACACCAACTTATCGTCAGGAGTGGCTCCTGTCAGGACCTATCTGGACCGGGGGGTGAAGGTGGGTCTGGGAAGTGATGTGGCTGGAGGAAGCGGAGAATCCATTTTCCGTGCCATGGCTGATGCCATTCAGGTATCTAAGCTGAGATGGAGGCTGAAGGATGATCGCTTAAAGCCCCTTACAGTGGAAGAGGCTTTTTACCTGGGTACCTTAGGCGGCGGATCCTTCTTTGGAAAAGTGGGAAGCTTTCAGGAAGGATATGAACTGGATGTATTAATCCTGGATGACGGCAGCCTGCCTCATCCTCAGACTCTTACCCTGCGGGAGAGGCTGGAACGGTTCATCTACCTGTCTGATGACAGACATATTAAGGGGAAATATGTGGGAGGATATAGGATTTTCTAG